The genomic region GCCGCCCTCGAGAAGGCCGGATATCAAGCCACTGCGGTCTGAGGACCGCCCGCGATCGGCCTGAGCAGTTCATGCCGATCGCCTACCAGCACAAAGGAGGCCGTCATGAGTGATCACCACTCCGCGACGGAAACGCACCCCGCTCACCACGAGCACCCGCACGATCACACCAACCACGATCACACCGACCCCGACCAACAGGAGCACGGTGACCACGAGGGCCACGGTGCCCACGGGGGCCATGGTCACGCCGGCCATGGTGACCACGTCGGACAGTTCCGTCGACTGTTCTGGTGGATGCTCCTGTTGGCCGTTCCGGTCGTCGGACTCTCGGAGATGTTCGCGATGCTGGTGGGCTACGACCTGCCGCGAGGAGAGTGGATCACCTGGGTCTCCCCCGTCCTCGGCACGATCATGTTCGTGATCGGTGGCCGGCCGTTCCTGGCCGGTGGTGTGGCGGAGGTCCGAGGCCGGGCGCCCGGGATGATGTTGCTGATCGCGCTGGCGATCAGCGTGGCGTTCGTGTCTTCCTGGGGCGCGTCCACTGGCGTCCTGCACCACGAGCTGGACTTCTGGTGGGAGCTGGCACTGCTGATCGTGATCATGCTGCTGGGGCACTGGATCGAGATGCGATCACTGGCCCAGACGATGTCCGCTCTGGACTCGCTCGCGGCGCTCCTGCCCGACCAGGCCGAACGGGTGGCCGGTGATCGGATCGAGGTCGTCGCTCCGAGCGAGCTGCGCGTCGGAGACATCGTCGTGGTCCGACCCGGAGGGAGCATTCCCGCCGATGGCACCATCACTGACGGTCGGGCCGAGGTTGATGAGTCCATGGTCACCGGCGAGACGCGTCCGGTCTCCCGCGGCGAGGGCGATGCGGTGACCGCCGGCACCGTGGCGACCGACTCCGGCTTCCGGATCGAGGTCACCGCCACCGGCGACGAGACCGCTCTTGCGGGAATTCAACGGCTCGTCGCGCAGGCCCAGGCGTCCACGTCTCGGGCTCAGCGCATCGCCGACCAGGCGGCCGGGTACCTGTTCTGGTTCGCGCTGATCTCCGCGGTCATCACTGCCGTCGTGTGGTCGCTTGTCGGTCTGCCTGACGACGCAGTCGTGCGCACCATCACGGTGCTGGTCATCGCCTGCCCTCACGCCCTGGGCCTGGCGATCCCGCTGGTCGTCTCGATCGCGACCGAGCGCGCAGCCCG from Aeromicrobium sp. Sec7.5 harbors:
- a CDS encoding heavy metal translocating P-type ATPase, which gives rise to MSDHHSATETHPAHHEHPHDHTNHDHTDPDQQEHGDHEGHGAHGGHGHAGHGDHVGQFRRLFWWMLLLAVPVVGLSEMFAMLVGYDLPRGEWITWVSPVLGTIMFVIGGRPFLAGGVAEVRGRAPGMMLLIALAISVAFVSSWGASTGVLHHELDFWWELALLIVIMLLGHWIEMRSLAQTMSALDSLAALLPDQAERVAGDRIEVVAPSELRVGDIVVVRPGGSIPADGTITDGRAEVDESMVTGETRPVSRGEGDAVTAGTVATDSGFRIEVTATGDETALAGIQRLVAQAQASTSRAQRIADQAAGYLFWFALISAVITAVVWSLVGLPDDAVVRTITVLVIACPHALGLAIPLVVSIATERAARGGLLIKDRLALESMRTVDAVLFDKTGTLTRGQPVVASIETIAGFEPDEVLALAAAAELDSEHPLAKAIVRAAEERNLTLATATDFSSSPATGVQARVGGTQVQVGGPHLLTLAEQSELEVADRWRTNGSIILHVLVDGTVVGGLELSDEIRPESREAVEALHRIGVEVVMITGDAEAVAASVAGELGIDRYFAGVRPEDKASKVQQIQAGRRKVAMVGDGVNDAPALAQADVGIAIGAGTDVAIASAGVILASDDPRSVLSIIELSRRTYAKMKQNLWWAAGYNLISVPLAAGILAPVGFVLPMSVGAVLMSLSTIVVALNAQLLRRLDLAPSASVAAIRR